The Pseudonocardia sp. HH130630-07 DNA window GCGCCGGGATGAGCTTGTGCAGCTCGGGCATCCCGTTGGCGCGCGGCCCCTGGTACCGGACGACGGCGACGAGGTCCCGCCCGTCCAGCTCACCGGCGGCGTAGGCCGCGAGCAGGTCGTCCTGGTCGTCGACGACGACGGCCGGCGCCTCGATGTAGCGGTGGTCGGGCTCGACGGCCGAGGTCTTCACCACCGACCGTCCGAGGTTGCCGTGGAGCACCCGCAGACCGCCCTCCGGGGCGAACGGGTCGGCGACCCCGCGCAGCACGGACTTGTCGAGGCTCTCCTCCGGGCCCTCCCGCCAGACCAGCCCGCCGTCCTCGAGGAACGGCTCGCGGGTGTAGCGGTGCAGGCCGGGCCCGTCGACGGTGCCGACGTCGTCGTGCAGCAGACCGGCCGACAGCAGCTCCCGGGTCAGCAGCTGGATGCCACCGGCGGCCCGGAAGTGGTTCACGTCGGCCTGGCCGTTGGGGTAGATCCGGGCGAGCAGCGGCACGACCGAGGACAGGTCGGAGAAGTCGTCCCAGGTGATCCGGACGCCCGCGGCGGCGGCCATCGCGACGAGGTGCATCGTGTGGTTGGTCGAGCCACCGGTCGCCAGCAGCGCGACGATCCCGTTGACGACGGCCTTCTCGTCGACGATCTCGCCCATCGCCATGGAGCGGTCCCCGGCGGCGGCGAGCGCCCGCCGGGCGGTCTCGGCGGTCAGCGCGTCCCGCAGCCCGGTGCCGGGGTTGACGAACGTGGAGCCCGGCAGGTGCAGGCCCATGATCTCCATGAGCAGCTGGTTGGAGTTCGCGGTGCCGAAGAACGTGCAGGTGCCGGGCCCGTGGTAGCTCTGCGACTCGGCGGCGAGCAGCTCGTCGCGACCGGCCTCGCCCGCGGCGAAGAGCTGGCGGACCCTGGCCTTCTCCTTGTTCGGCAGGCCCGAGGTCATCGGCCCGGCCGGGGCGAGCAGCACCGGCAGGTGCCCGAACGACAGGGCGCCCATCACCAGCCCGGGCACGATCTTGTCGCAGACGCCCAGCAGTACGGCCGCGTCGAACATGTCGTGCGAGAGCGCCACCGCGGTGGACATCGCGATCACGTCCCGGGAGAACAGCGACAGCTCCATGCCGGCGCGGCCCTGGGTGATCCCGTCGCACATGGCGGGCACGCCCCCGGCTACCTGAGCGACACCGCCGGCCTCCCGGGCGGCCTGCTTGATCAGCGCGGGGTAGGTCTCGAACGGCTGGTGCGCCGACAGCATGTCGTTGTAGGCGGTGACGACGGCCAGGTTGCGGGCGGGGGACGCGCTCAGCGTGAGCTTGTCGGGACCGCAGGCGGCGACGCCGTGGGCGAGGTTGGAGCACCCCAGCCCGTCCCGGGCCGGGCCGGTGGCGGGACCCGCGGCCGCGGCGGAGCGCACACGCTCCAGGTAGGCGGCCCGGGTCGTGGCGGACCGGGCGACGACCCGCCGGGTGATCTCCTCGACGACGGGGTGGAGCTCCGGGCGGTGCTCGGCGGACGTGGTCACAGCGCGTCGACCTCCTGTGGTGGGTGGATGGCGGGCCGGACGTCGCGGCCGTCGGACGACCGCCTTTCGCACTCTAGCGATACCGTTCTGTACTTACACGACATTAGTGCGGAACGATCAGTGTTTCACCAGCTCAAACCCCTGTGGTTCACTGGACGAATGCGAGGACGCACCCCCACCAGCGCGCCCGCCACCGCGGGCGAGATCTTCCGGCTGGTCCGGGAGGGCGTCGCCGCCACCCGGACCGAGATCGGCCGGGAGACGGGCCTGTCCCGGACCGCCGTCGCGGCCCGGGTCGACCGGCTGCTGGCCGACGGGCTGGTCACCGAGGTCGTCGGCGCGGCCGCGACCGGCGGCCGCCCGGCCGCCCGGCTGGAGTTCCACGCCGCCGGCGGGGCCGTGCTCGCACTGTCGGTCGGTGTGAGCCGTTCCAAGGCCGCCGTCTGCGACCTCGCCGGGACCATCCTGGCGGAGAACGTGATCGACCTGCCGGCGTCGGTCGGCCCGCACCGGCTGCTCGCCGACGCCGTCACCACGCTGGAGAAACTGCTGCTCGACGCGGGCGTCCCCGACTCCGCGATCCGGGGCATCGGACTGTCGATCCCGGGTGCGGTCGACGGCGCGAACGGCTGCTCGGTCGGTGTGCCGGCGCTGCCGGGCTGGGAGCGCGTCGCGCTGCCCCCGCTGCTCACCGAACGCTTCCCGACACCGGTCCGGGTCGACAACGACGTCAACGTGATGGCGCTCGCCGAGCACGACGCCCATCCCGACGTCGGCGACCTGCTCATGGTCAAGATCGGGTCGGGGGTCGGGGCGGGCCTGGTGTCCGGCGGGGCGCTGCAGCGCGGTGCGTGGGGCGCGGCCGGCGAGATCGGGCACACCCCGGTGCAGGACGGCCCCGGCGTCGGCTGCGGCTGCGGCAACGTCGACTGCCTGGAGGTACTGGCCTCCGGCCGGGCGCTGGTCCGTGATCTCTCCGCCGGGC harbors:
- the edd gene encoding phosphogluconate dehydratase encodes the protein MTTSAEHRPELHPVVEEITRRVVARSATTRAAYLERVRSAAAAGPATGPARDGLGCSNLAHGVAACGPDKLTLSASPARNLAVVTAYNDMLSAHQPFETYPALIKQAAREAGGVAQVAGGVPAMCDGITQGRAGMELSLFSRDVIAMSTAVALSHDMFDAAVLLGVCDKIVPGLVMGALSFGHLPVLLAPAGPMTSGLPNKEKARVRQLFAAGEAGRDELLAAESQSYHGPGTCTFFGTANSNQLLMEIMGLHLPGSTFVNPGTGLRDALTAETARRALAAAGDRSMAMGEIVDEKAVVNGIVALLATGGSTNHTMHLVAMAAAAGVRITWDDFSDLSSVVPLLARIYPNGQADVNHFRAAGGIQLLTRELLSAGLLHDDVGTVDGPGLHRYTREPFLEDGGLVWREGPEESLDKSVLRGVADPFAPEGGLRVLHGNLGRSVVKTSAVEPDHRYIEAPAVVVDDQDDLLAAYAAGELDGRDLVAVVRYQGPRANGMPELHKLIPALGVLQDRGQRVALVTDGRMSGASGKIPAALHVTPEAARGGPLEKLRDGDVLRVDTLNGTLSVLVDADEFDAREPVRRGGPSGPTFGAGRELFAAFRAVVGPADEGAAVTFQ
- a CDS encoding ROK family transcriptional regulator, with amino-acid sequence MRGRTPTSAPATAGEIFRLVREGVAATRTEIGRETGLSRTAVAARVDRLLADGLVTEVVGAAATGGRPAARLEFHAAGGAVLALSVGVSRSKAAVCDLAGTILAENVIDLPASVGPHRLLADAVTTLEKLLLDAGVPDSAIRGIGLSIPGAVDGANGCSVGVPALPGWERVALPPLLTERFPTPVRVDNDVNVMALAEHDAHPDVGDLLMVKIGSGVGAGLVSGGALQRGAWGAAGEIGHTPVQDGPGVGCGCGNVDCLEVLASGRALVRDLSAGRPDGEVTSIADVVDLVRRGDPDAVRLVRIAGRRLGEVLAAAVNLVNPALVAIGGDLVGAFDPLVAGVREAIYRRSMATATQNLRIEPGRLAGRSGVTGCAILVLDEVLSAGAVDATLSV